From a single Chitinophaga sp. Cy-1792 genomic region:
- a CDS encoding arylsulfatase → MKRLTLLLLLTAYAMISNAQLSYFNPTVRVKDYLEPAIPHPEQDREMKDKMSKLKKKPNILIFLIDDMGYGDIGVYGGGYAIGAPTPNIDKLAHEGLQLTSTYAQPTCTPTRAALMTGRIPARSGLTRPTLTGENPKVNPWASENTTAKILSQNGYITSISGKWHLGENKGSLPNDVGYDEWLGFSAVQSEYAQFVNEWIYPDLINKPDRLAAMRKLVDQSVVTGKRGEDNKMVQPITTIEELSKVDQIFADYSEDFIKRAVKQDKPFYLIHSFSKVHNDNYVSKGYKGKSPAAFPYKDAVIEVDDIVGRIMGVLRDLNIDDNTFVFITSDNGPNEDVWPDGGYTPFRGGKGTTWEGGVRVPGIAYWKGMIKPGRISDGLFDLCDLFNTSLSLAGAVDKIPSTNYIDGVDQASFLLSDTGHTNRNAVFMYSEKQFMAVRWQEYKLHMKVFNTSAPRKNLDQSTIENIGMSPWVYNLYVDPKEQLSTGHRYFEWGIPGVMSLISAHLATYKKYPMKDIGLSKPGAD, encoded by the coding sequence ATGAAACGACTTACACTATTGCTGCTGCTTACAGCGTATGCAATGATTTCCAACGCGCAGCTAAGTTATTTTAATCCAACAGTACGCGTGAAGGATTATCTGGAACCAGCTATTCCACACCCGGAGCAAGATAGAGAAATGAAGGACAAAATGTCGAAGTTGAAAAAGAAGCCAAACATCCTTATTTTTCTAATAGATGACATGGGTTATGGCGATATTGGCGTGTATGGCGGTGGTTACGCCATTGGTGCTCCTACGCCCAATATCGATAAATTGGCACACGAAGGATTACAATTGACATCTACCTATGCGCAACCCACTTGCACGCCTACACGTGCAGCGTTGATGACAGGTAGAATCCCTGCCCGATCAGGTTTGACACGTCCTACACTTACTGGCGAGAATCCGAAAGTAAATCCCTGGGCATCTGAAAATACTACGGCCAAAATATTATCACAGAATGGTTATATCACTTCAATTTCAGGCAAATGGCATCTGGGTGAAAACAAAGGAAGTCTACCCAATGATGTCGGATATGACGAATGGCTGGGATTTTCCGCAGTTCAATCTGAATATGCGCAGTTTGTGAACGAATGGATATATCCTGATTTAATCAATAAACCCGATCGTTTAGCCGCAATGAGGAAACTGGTAGATCAATCAGTGGTAACAGGGAAACGTGGAGAGGACAATAAAATGGTACAGCCAATAACAACGATTGAAGAGCTGTCGAAGGTGGACCAGATTTTCGCAGACTATAGCGAAGATTTTATCAAAAGAGCTGTAAAGCAGGATAAGCCGTTCTACCTGATTCATTCATTCTCAAAGGTACACAATGACAACTATGTATCTAAAGGATATAAAGGCAAAAGTCCTGCAGCCTTTCCCTACAAAGATGCTGTTATTGAAGTGGATGATATTGTAGGTAGGATTATGGGTGTTCTGAGAGATTTAAATATCGATGATAACACATTTGTGTTTATAACATCAGATAATGGTCCTAATGAGGATGTATGGCCTGACGGCGGCTACACGCCTTTTCGCGGAGGGAAGGGCACTACCTGGGAAGGCGGTGTTCGGGTACCAGGAATTGCCTACTGGAAAGGTATGATCAAACCTGGCAGGATCAGTGACGGCTTGTTCGACCTCTGTGATCTGTTTAATACCTCACTCTCACTTGCAGGGGCAGTTGATAAAATACCTTCAACTAACTATATCGATGGAGTTGATCAGGCATCATTTCTCCTTTCAGATACAGGCCATACAAACAGAAATGCGGTATTTATGTATTCTGAAAAGCAATTTATGGCGGTCAGGTGGCAGGAATACAAACTTCATATGAAAGTATTTAACACCTCAGCTCCAAGGAAAAATCTTGATCAATCCACAATAGAAAATATTGGGATGAGCCCTTGGGTATATAACCTATATGTTGATCCAAAAGAACAACTCAGCACTGGTCATCGCTATTTTGAATGGGGGATTCCAGGTGTAATGAGCCTGATCTCTGCTCATTTGGCTACCTATAAAAAATACCCCATGAAAGATATTGGATTAAGTAAGCCAGGGGCTGATTGA
- a CDS encoding arylsulfatase, producing the protein MGRTYLESDPAQFPQMVSAPKGAPNVVVILIDDAGFGQFSTFGGGVPSPTMDKLAADGLRFNRFHTTALCSPTRAALITGRNHHSAAFAGITELATGYDGYTCILPRSCGTVGEVLRQNGYVTAWIGKNHNTPPWELSQAGPFDRWPNGLGFDYFYGFNAGDMNHWNPILFENHNLVPASKDPNYYMTTDLADHAIAWVREMKSIAPDKPYFLYVAPGATHAPHQVPKEWIDKFKGKFDGGWDAYRQETFERQKKLGVIPADTKLTPRPESLPAWSSLNADQKRLYARMMEIFCAYGAECDYEMGRIVDAVKQLPDADNTMIIYIAGDNGSSAEGGLEGSLNENIFFNGFPEKWQDNIKVIDELGGPKHFNHFTAEWAWAMNAPFQWTKQVASHFGGTRNPLIVDWPAGIKDKGGLRSQFLHVTDIVPTIYEVCGITAPRQLNGVEQKPLEGNSFAYTFSKDSTKAKGRHETQYFEMAVNRGIYSNGWMASAMAFVPWNPNRSDFDPDKQKWELYNIDVDFSQANDLAAKYPEKLRQLQDLWWVEASKYNVLPLDWRGTIRMNAEAMGRPSLIRGRKTITYYPGTIGVPDAASPPMLNKSWVITADIVVPDKDANGMIVTHGGLEGGYGLYLKDGKASFVYNYLGIERPTFTTQDALPAGKVKLAVRFDYDGGGMGKGGTITMTANGKEVAKGRLTKTIPIQFTIAEGLDIGQDVGSPIDFTYKMPFAYTGTIEKVVVDLK; encoded by the coding sequence ATGGGGAGAACCTATCTTGAGTCAGATCCGGCACAATTCCCGCAAATGGTAAGTGCCCCTAAAGGAGCGCCAAATGTGGTCGTAATACTGATTGATGACGCAGGGTTTGGCCAGTTCAGTACCTTTGGCGGAGGAGTACCTTCCCCTACTATGGACAAGCTGGCTGCTGATGGCTTACGGTTTAACCGTTTTCATACTACCGCCTTATGTTCTCCTACCCGGGCCGCACTGATTACCGGCCGCAATCACCATTCTGCCGCATTTGCCGGGATCACGGAGCTGGCAACAGGATATGACGGATATACCTGTATTCTGCCGCGGAGCTGCGGAACAGTTGGGGAAGTACTCAGGCAGAACGGTTATGTAACCGCCTGGATAGGCAAAAACCATAACACGCCGCCATGGGAACTCAGTCAGGCCGGTCCCTTTGACCGCTGGCCCAATGGGCTGGGCTTTGACTATTTCTATGGATTCAATGCCGGTGACATGAACCACTGGAACCCGATATTATTTGAGAATCACAACCTGGTACCCGCATCGAAAGACCCGAACTATTATATGACCACAGACCTGGCAGATCATGCCATCGCCTGGGTCAGGGAAATGAAAAGCATTGCACCCGATAAACCATATTTCCTGTATGTAGCTCCCGGTGCTACCCATGCGCCGCACCAGGTACCAAAAGAGTGGATAGATAAGTTTAAAGGCAAATTTGATGGCGGTTGGGATGCTTATCGTCAGGAAACATTTGAGCGCCAGAAAAAACTCGGTGTAATCCCGGCAGATACAAAGCTCACTCCACGGCCTGAAAGTTTGCCTGCATGGTCATCCTTAAACGCTGACCAGAAGCGGCTTTATGCGAGAATGATGGAAATCTTCTGCGCTTATGGTGCAGAATGTGACTACGAAATGGGAAGAATCGTAGATGCCGTAAAGCAATTGCCGGATGCAGACAATACCATGATCATCTATATCGCCGGCGACAACGGCTCCAGCGCTGAAGGCGGTCTGGAAGGGTCTCTAAACGAGAATATCTTTTTCAATGGCTTTCCGGAAAAATGGCAGGATAATATCAAAGTAATTGACGAATTGGGAGGCCCGAAACATTTTAATCACTTCACTGCAGAATGGGCCTGGGCCATGAATGCACCCTTTCAATGGACCAAACAGGTAGCCAGCCATTTTGGAGGCACCCGTAATCCATTGATCGTTGACTGGCCTGCAGGCATAAAAGATAAAGGTGGCCTTAGAAGTCAGTTCCTCCATGTAACAGATATCGTACCCACTATCTATGAAGTATGCGGCATTACTGCGCCCAGACAATTAAATGGTGTAGAGCAGAAACCATTGGAGGGTAACAGCTTTGCTTATACATTCAGCAAAGACAGCACAAAAGCCAAAGGACGCCATGAAACACAATATTTCGAAATGGCCGTCAACAGGGGGATCTATAGCAACGGATGGATGGCCTCTGCCATGGCCTTTGTGCCCTGGAATCCGAACAGATCGGATTTTGACCCCGACAAACAAAAGTGGGAGCTGTATAACATCGACGTAGATTTCTCACAGGCAAACGACCTGGCAGCAAAATACCCGGAAAAATTACGGCAACTACAGGACCTCTGGTGGGTAGAAGCTTCGAAATATAACGTCCTTCCGCTGGACTGGAGAGGTACCATACGCATGAATGCAGAGGCAATGGGCAGACCCAGTCTGATAAGAGGCAGAAAAACAATCACCTATTATCCAGGCACCATTGGCGTACCGGATGCGGCTTCTCCTCCAATGCTCAATAAATCATGGGTAATAACTGCTGACATAGTAGTGCCCGACAAAGACGCCAACGGCATGATCGTTACACATGGCGGCCTGGAAGGCGGTTATGGCTTATACCTGAAAGATGGTAAGGCTTCATTTGTTTACAACTATCTTGGTATCGAACGCCCCACTTTTACAACACAGGATGCATTGCCTGCCGGAAAGGTTAAACTGGCGGTACGCTTTGATTACGATGGTGGAGGAATGGGTAAAGGCGGCACCATCACCATGACGGCCAATGGTAAGGAAGTCGCTAAAGGACGGCTTACCAAAACTATTCCGATCCAGTTTACTATTGCGGAAGGTTTAGATATCGGGCAGGATGTAGGGTCACCTATTGACTTTACTTACAAGATGCCGTTCGCATATACCGGCACAATAGAAAAAGTAGTGGTAGACCTGAAATGA
- a CDS encoding DUF1254 domain-containing protein, producing the protein MNRVLYTISILICGTVHALAQSTYKMTTAIPPGITTPASVNTRIGTLEFFDGVPTEETAQKAYDQLDYSRGIEAFLNGVPGASMYALKLGCKSIGAIDGTIAICSDLMDSRSLFLTANTESIYYQTWIDLKNGPIVVESPPEVLGVVNDAWFRYVTDLGNAGPDKGKGGKYLILPPGYKGAVPAGYFVYKSPTYGNIVIGRGFMKNGSPKFASETIKKMMRVYPLSEAGKPHPEKFVESSGKEINTIHSNDFNFYRELNEVVQEEPEDSYGPDMMGIFNAIGIVKGKPFAPDERMKQILTDAVATGNAIARSIDFRNRNPEAAIYLGKHWNTPFIGGSYEWLTKGGARNFDARTMFFYVATVNTPAMAVAMPGVGSQYASANLDAAGAPFDGGKTYRLHVPAKVPVKDFWSVVLYDVQTRSMLQTDQQFPSLSSQSGPDVNADGSTDVYFSPVRPDNTKNWIQTIPNKSWFTIFRLYGPLQPWFDKSWELPDIEEIRK; encoded by the coding sequence ATGAATAGGGTTCTGTATACCATTTCCATTTTAATATGCGGTACTGTACACGCTTTGGCGCAATCGACCTACAAAATGACGACCGCCATTCCTCCCGGTATTACAACACCGGCAAGTGTAAATACACGCATCGGTACGTTAGAATTTTTTGATGGTGTTCCCACTGAGGAAACGGCGCAAAAGGCCTATGATCAATTGGATTACAGCAGAGGGATTGAAGCATTTTTAAATGGTGTTCCTGGTGCTTCTATGTATGCATTGAAGTTAGGTTGTAAGTCAATTGGCGCAATAGATGGAACCATTGCCATATGCTCGGATTTAATGGATTCAAGATCACTTTTCCTGACTGCTAATACGGAAAGCATTTATTACCAGACATGGATCGACCTCAAAAATGGGCCAATTGTGGTAGAAAGTCCGCCGGAAGTTTTAGGTGTCGTGAATGATGCCTGGTTCAGGTACGTTACTGATCTTGGTAATGCAGGGCCCGATAAGGGAAAGGGCGGTAAATACTTGATCCTGCCTCCTGGCTATAAAGGAGCAGTTCCTGCAGGTTATTTTGTGTATAAATCACCCACTTATGGTAATATCGTTATTGGTCGTGGGTTTATGAAGAATGGTTCGCCGAAATTTGCTTCAGAAACAATTAAAAAAATGATGCGGGTTTATCCACTGTCTGAAGCTGGAAAGCCTCACCCGGAAAAGTTTGTGGAGTCATCCGGTAAAGAAATAAATACGATACATTCAAACGATTTTAATTTTTATAGGGAATTAAATGAGGTAGTCCAGGAAGAACCGGAAGATTCTTACGGACCGGATATGATGGGAATCTTTAATGCTATAGGCATTGTTAAAGGAAAACCTTTTGCGCCTGATGAACGTATGAAGCAAATCCTGACAGATGCAGTGGCCACCGGTAATGCTATTGCCAGATCGATTGATTTCCGCAACCGTAATCCGGAAGCCGCTATTTATCTTGGAAAGCACTGGAATACACCTTTTATTGGTGGTAGCTATGAATGGCTCACCAAAGGTGGTGCGCGAAACTTTGATGCCCGCACCATGTTTTTCTACGTGGCTACTGTTAATACGCCTGCGATGGCCGTTGCTATGCCTGGTGTAGGTTCACAATACGCATCGGCAAACCTGGATGCTGCCGGCGCGCCTTTCGACGGTGGTAAAACGTATCGCCTGCATGTCCCTGCCAAAGTTCCGGTAAAAGATTTTTGGTCTGTAGTGTTGTACGATGTACAAACCCGCTCCATGCTGCAAACGGATCAACAATTTCCTAGCTTGTCAAGTCAGTCGGGACCTGATGTAAATGCAGATGGATCAACAGATGTTTATTTTAGTCCGGTTCGACCAGATAATACAAAAAACTGGATTCAAACGATTCCAAATAAAAGCTGGTTTACCATTTTCAGATTATATGGACCACTACAGCCCTGGTTCGATAAAAGCTGGGAATTGCCGGATATAGAAGAAATCAGGAAGTAG
- a CDS encoding serine hydrolase, which yields MTKIKSIITIILIAFSTNVFSQTHNFENLNKYLSYIENNNLGVGSVSIFEDNKEVYQKNFGQKNIQNLAFDNNTKYQVGSVTKMITAALIFKLIQNNQLKLEDKLSEFYPQIPNAKIITIKNLLEHTSGLGSYVVKNGVVWVTENVSEKEILDLIIQQGVLFQPNEQVKYSNSAYYLLTKILEKIHQQPFHKIFDAEIAKPLHLKNTASIKSNPKNIFKPYKFNNHEWTELKEEIYYPNVIGVGDIASTPKELNIIINSLFQHKIVKKETLELMMPVLDKEGWGRGLALWDFDGYIFFGHGGDTLGSHALIIYNKEKNLSIAYNTNGEILPKEEFVKNIVHSLYDEAFHLPEIK from the coding sequence ATGACAAAGATTAAAAGCATCATCACAATAATTCTCATCGCTTTTTCAACAAATGTTTTCTCTCAAACACACAATTTTGAAAATCTAAACAAATACCTCAGCTATATTGAGAATAACAATCTGGGCGTTGGAAGTGTATCAATTTTTGAAGATAATAAGGAAGTATATCAAAAGAATTTCGGTCAGAAAAACATTCAAAATCTGGCATTTGATAATAACACTAAATATCAGGTAGGCTCAGTAACCAAAATGATTACAGCAGCCTTAATTTTTAAGTTAATTCAAAATAATCAATTAAAATTAGAGGATAAACTATCAGAGTTTTATCCACAAATTCCGAATGCAAAAATAATTACAATTAAAAATTTACTGGAACACACGAGTGGGCTGGGAAGTTATGTTGTCAAAAATGGTGTTGTATGGGTAACGGAGAACGTAAGTGAAAAAGAAATTCTTGACTTGATAATACAGCAAGGCGTACTCTTTCAGCCAAATGAGCAAGTAAAATATTCAAATTCGGCTTATTACTTATTAACAAAAATCCTTGAAAAAATCCATCAGCAACCTTTTCATAAAATATTTGATGCAGAAATAGCAAAACCATTGCACTTAAAAAATACTGCTTCTATAAAATCAAATCCAAAAAATATATTTAAACCTTATAAATTCAACAACCACGAATGGACGGAATTAAAAGAAGAAATTTACTATCCAAATGTGATTGGTGTGGGCGACATTGCTTCAACTCCAAAGGAATTAAATATCATCATCAATAGCTTATTTCAGCACAAAATAGTTAAAAAAGAAACGCTGGAACTAATGATGCCTGTTTTGGATAAAGAAGGTTGGGGAAGAGGTTTAGCTCTTTGGGATTTCGATGGCTACATATTTTTTGGGCATGGCGGAGACACTTTAGGATCACATGCACTTATAATCTATAACAAAGAAAAAAATTTATCCATCGCGTATAATACTAATGGAGAAATTCTTCCTAAAGAAGAATTTGTAAAAAACATTGTTCATTCTCTTTATGATGAAGCGTTTCATCTACCTGAAATTAAATGA
- a CDS encoding arylsulfatase, producing the protein MNRKKSYVIALLFCALLMGQANAQTVLPRPDPPFKGVIGNTYKESKPDKIPIIKAPDGAPNVLLILIDDCGYGQWGTFGGQVPTPNLDRLAKSGLRYTRFHTTALCSPTRAALLTGRNHHSAGTGVITELGDAYPGYSGQIPKSCAMVSEILRQNGYSTFWVGKNHNVPDWETSISGPYDRWPTLQGFDHFYGFIGGECNQWQPAVYRDNSPVEMEVPKGKESSYTLNDNLADETIKYIYQQKSVTRDRPFFMYYSPGATHAPHHVPKEWMDKYKGKFSQGWDKYREEAYQRQLKLGVIPSDTKLTSRPKEIPAWSSLSADQKKIAERLMEAFAAYTAQTDYEIGKILDALQNIGQLENTLVICEIGDNGSSMEGSLNGLFNEMLGLNGLQEDPATVLKHLDEIGGPKSYNHIPVGWAWAMNTPFQWGKQIASHLGGTRNPLVISWPGHITDVGGVRSQFHHVIDIVPTILDVAHIQQPEEVNGVKQKPIEGVSMVYTFKDAGATSPRKTQYFEMFGNRALYNDGWIATCRHGRLPWENQGSYSFDKDVWELYDLDHDFSESNNLASQNPQKLKELQDMFWVEAKKYNVLPLDDRFIERADPTLRPSLIEGVTKFTYYPGTVRVAENSSPNIKNKSHTITASLNKTGDGVIVAAGGTVAGYALYVKGGKLIYDYNYFSNTHYIVTSTQILPPGPCIVKMEFNYEGGGVGKGGTVTLYLNNKKIGQGRVDKTVFGRFSADETFDVGEDLGSPVGDYSAPFTFRGSIGKVDIDLAPANLTKADLEKIDKAKRNVAIGIE; encoded by the coding sequence ATGAATAGGAAAAAAAGTTATGTTATAGCGCTCCTATTTTGCGCCCTGCTTATGGGACAAGCTAATGCACAAACTGTATTGCCACGTCCCGACCCGCCATTTAAAGGGGTAATTGGGAATACCTATAAGGAATCGAAACCTGATAAGATTCCCATTATCAAAGCTCCCGACGGTGCTCCTAATGTATTACTAATCCTGATAGATGACTGCGGTTATGGTCAATGGGGAACATTTGGAGGTCAGGTTCCTACACCCAACCTGGACCGGCTTGCCAAATCCGGTTTAAGATATACTCGATTTCATACCACAGCCCTGTGTTCTCCAACAAGAGCAGCATTATTAACCGGAAGAAATCACCATTCGGCAGGTACTGGCGTAATTACTGAGCTTGGGGATGCCTACCCTGGCTATAGCGGCCAAATACCCAAAAGTTGTGCAATGGTTTCTGAAATATTAAGACAAAATGGCTATAGCACCTTTTGGGTAGGAAAAAATCATAATGTACCAGATTGGGAAACCAGCATTTCAGGGCCATATGATCGATGGCCTACTTTACAAGGCTTTGATCACTTTTATGGGTTCATTGGTGGAGAGTGTAATCAATGGCAACCTGCAGTATACAGGGATAATTCACCTGTAGAAATGGAAGTCCCTAAAGGAAAAGAATCATCATATACCTTGAATGATAATCTCGCCGATGAAACTATAAAGTATATATATCAACAAAAATCCGTGACCAGAGACAGGCCATTCTTTATGTACTATTCGCCTGGTGCTACGCATGCGCCACATCATGTACCAAAGGAATGGATGGACAAATATAAAGGCAAATTCAGCCAGGGATGGGATAAATATAGAGAAGAAGCCTATCAACGTCAATTGAAACTTGGTGTAATCCCAAGTGATACTAAACTTACTTCCAGACCTAAAGAAATTCCTGCATGGTCCAGTTTGAGTGCTGACCAAAAGAAAATTGCCGAAAGACTGATGGAAGCTTTTGCTGCTTATACCGCACAAACAGATTATGAAATCGGCAAAATTCTGGATGCACTGCAAAATATCGGGCAACTTGAAAATACATTGGTAATCTGTGAAATCGGAGATAATGGTTCTTCCATGGAAGGAAGTTTAAATGGTCTGTTTAACGAAATGCTTGGATTAAATGGTTTGCAGGAAGATCCCGCAACTGTTTTAAAGCATCTTGATGAAATAGGTGGCCCTAAGAGTTATAACCACATTCCTGTGGGCTGGGCCTGGGCAATGAACACTCCCTTTCAATGGGGAAAACAGATCGCCTCACATCTGGGAGGAACACGTAACCCATTGGTGATATCATGGCCAGGACACATCACTGATGTAGGTGGTGTGCGTTCACAGTTTCATCATGTTATTGATATTGTACCTACAATCCTGGATGTAGCGCATATCCAACAACCAGAAGAAGTGAATGGTGTAAAACAAAAGCCTATAGAAGGTGTAAGTATGGTATACACATTTAAAGACGCAGGTGCCACCAGCCCACGAAAAACCCAATACTTCGAAATGTTCGGTAATAGGGCATTATACAATGATGGCTGGATTGCAACCTGCCGGCATGGAAGATTACCATGGGAAAATCAGGGCAGCTATTCCTTTGACAAAGATGTCTGGGAGCTGTACGACCTGGATCATGACTTTAGTGAATCTAATAACTTAGCCAGTCAAAATCCACAGAAACTAAAGGAGTTGCAGGATATGTTTTGGGTAGAGGCTAAAAAATACAATGTACTTCCTCTCGATGATAGGTTTATTGAACGTGCGGACCCAACATTAAGGCCTAGCCTGATAGAAGGGGTTACTAAGTTTACTTACTATCCAGGAACAGTCCGAGTTGCCGAAAACTCATCACCGAATATTAAGAACAAATCCCATACTATCACAGCAAGCCTTAATAAGACCGGGGATGGTGTAATCGTTGCTGCAGGTGGCACTGTAGCTGGTTATGCATTATATGTAAAAGGTGGAAAACTTATTTACGACTACAACTATTTCAGCAATACACATTATATAGTTACGTCAACGCAAATTTTGCCGCCGGGGCCATGCATCGTAAAAATGGAGTTCAACTATGAAGGTGGGGGTGTTGGAAAAGGTGGTACGGTTACATTGTATCTTAATAATAAGAAGATTGGTCAAGGAAGAGTGGATAAAACAGTGTTCGGACGTTTTTCTGCTGACGAAACATTTGATGTTGGAGAAGATTTGGGCTCTCCTGTTGGAGATTACAGCGCACCATTCACTTTTAGAGGAAGTATAGGTAAGGTAGATATTGATTTAGCACCGGCAAATCTTACAAAAGCAGATTTGGAAAAGATAGATAAAGCAAAAAGAAATGTGGCTATAGGAATTGAATAA